A section of the Sphaerodactylus townsendi isolate TG3544 linkage group LG11, MPM_Stown_v2.3, whole genome shotgun sequence genome encodes:
- the FASTK gene encoding fas-activated serine/threonine kinase isoform X2: MLALRRLGPAPGRLPARPPAAAAALHGPGLRALLERWRARRPAPSPGVAAAAAAAAPRRAGPPGDAALQALFSSPPFCHRRPARFARALAGWLPGAVEGLSPATLALIAQYVARHRLRQPPLLDAIAAFLLPRAPRLHPKVIQKLVFPFSRTNYRPCNHAELFPQLESVLLQKAATSPLATTNILMSLFQLRHFPLAVLHQVFSPGFLDNVTSSPCGLIVRRYLSLLDVAVALEVHEYDGPRLDPRFRVCMFDGALTADKVNNKYSCKGLVAEALWQLVGEEGYRQDEVLPPGYCTDFLLQFSHSGALLPRSSWAGAPLEALQTLTGRPVLETRREPLSRPQGLDSRPLAGRRFLPEESLHSWAPQGGGWSQGEEPHTAVLNSSLAASLCGTAESATRFRPPTLGTEPQQPLPAPATSPEAAPDGTQKAEAIHRVVLSVNDEWHYCQNSAVLVGSRAMRDRHLRLLGYNLVQLPYMDLQRVSGVEGVKRYLSQKLRGLWIQA; this comes from the exons ATGCTGGCCCTCCGGCGGCTGGGGCCAGCCCCGGGCCGCCTCCCCGCGCGccctcctgccgccgccgccgccctccacGGCCCGGGCCTGCGGGCGCTGCTGGAGCGCTGGCGGGCGCGGCGTCCTGCTCCCTCGCCCggtgtggcggcggcggcggcggcggcggccccgaGGAGAGCCGGCCCGCCCGGCGACGCCGCCCTGCAGGCCCTCTTCAGCTCGCCGCCCTTCTGCCACCGCCGCCCGGCCCGCTTCGCCCGCGCCTTggccg GCTGGCTGCCCGGCGCGGTCGAGGGCCTGAGCCCGGCCACCCTGGCCCTGATCGCCCAGTACGTGGCGCGCCACCGCCTCCGCCAGCCGCCCCTGCTCGACGCCATCGCCGCCTTCTTGCTGCCCAGGGCCCCCCGGCTCCACCCCAAG GTGATCCAGAAGCTGGTCTTCCCCTTCAGCCGCACAAACTACCGGCCCTGCAACCACGCGGAGCTCTTCCCTCAGCTGGAGTCGGTGCTGCTGCAGAAGGCGGCCACCTCGCCCCTGGCCACCACCAACATCCTCATGTCTCTGTTCCAGCTGCGCCACTTCCCCCTGGCAGTCCTACACCAGGTCTTCTCTCCAGGCTTCCTTGACAACGTCACCa GTAGCCCCTGTGGGTTGATTGTGCGCCGctacctttcccttctggatgtGGCCGTGGCCTTGGAGGTCCATGAATATGATGGGCCCCGCCTTGATCCCCGATTCCGTGTCTGCATGTTTGATGGTGCTCTTACTGCAGACAAGGTCAACAACAAGTACAG CTGTAAAGGCCTGGTAGCAGAGGCTCTGTGGCAGCTTGTGGGAGAAGAAGGCTATCGGCAGGATGAAGTGCTGCCCCCGGGGTATTGCACAG ATTTCTTGCTCCAGTTCTCTCATTCCGGTGCTCTACTCCCACGATCGTCCTGGGCTGGAGCCCCCCTTGAAGCCCTCCAGACCCTGACTGGACGCCCTGTGCTGGAAACACGGAGGGAGCCGCTCTCCAGGCCGCAGGGGCTGGACAGCCGTCCCTTGGCAGGAAGACGCTTTTTGCCAGAGGAGAGCTTGCACTCATGGGCCCCCCAGGGTGGTGGGTGGAGTCAGGGGGAGGAGCCCCACACAGCTGTTCTGAACAGTTCTCTGGCTGCGTCTCTGTGTGGCACAGCAGAATCAGCCACCCGCTTCCGTCCCCCCACCCTGGGCACGGagccccagcagcccctgccagcaccagcaACCTCCCCAGAAGCAGCGCCGGACGGGACGCAGAAGGCTGAGGCGATCCACAG AGTGGTGCTGTCTGTTAACGACGAATGGCATTATTGCCAGAACTCAGCTGTGCTGGTGGGCTCTCGAGCGATGCGTGATCGGCACCTCCGCCTGTTAGGCTACAACCTGGTGCAG TTACCCTACATGGACCTGCAGCGGGTGAGCGGCGTGGAGGGGGTCAAGCGGTACCTGAGCCAGAAGCTAAGAGGCCTGTGGATCCAGGCATGA
- the SLC4A2 gene encoding anion exchange protein 2, translated as MLGCVIPPYLSGRRQRMSLAGECWDRKAPGKLQEGAQSPVSVAAGWLQSGLPWSLPGAAPEPVLGFLRSARNGPVPLSMGQVSPQRLTGCHHALHLGNDTSWLPAEAPPRGLLSHLASPPPPPEGPILRSELEGRQKVGMELGGRNAAPTGRFCAEQKSCRLLIAARSPLSPPARRQRWPHPHPTEADSQTGPLLPSGGEGRALRGSILPAPEAAAAEQRLRALTWGSWWPGGRALPAGSGVGERACGAQAGSWRKGRGRRGLASVPEMPPAAHLWGLLQPLKSPGKQADCASPLKASPPLGCPCQSWGWDGKGPGSGQQQMGHPTRLPAEGCLVTVVGAQGPREGGQGLQDGSQPLELLSCSEGSERSIMEGPCVAEGGSPGRSLSKSQPGHRSYNLIGSMTGVEQARYQKVPTDESEAQTLASADLDYMKSHRFEDVPGVRRHLFRKSAKGQVVHLGKDHKEPSARQRKHDRQPHEVFVELNELVLDKNQEMQWKETARWIKFEEDVEEETDRWGKPHVASLSFRSLLELRRTLSHGAVLLDLDQKTLPGVAHQVVEQMIISDQIRAEDRANVLRALLLKHSHPSDEKDFSFPRNISAASLGSLLGHHHSANHVGEGPEPAVTDPLIGGHSGEHETRVDIDREREALSPTLPGSITRSKSKHELKLLEKIPENAEATVVLVGCVEFLDQPTMAFVRLQEAVQLDAVLEVPIPVRFLFVLLGPSSTNMDYHEIGRSISTLMSDKQFHEAAYLADDRHDLLNAINEFLDCSVVLPPSEVQGEELLRSVAHFQREMLRRREEQERRLLLGLAAEPKSPEEKALLKLKIVEEEEDDDPLRRTGRLFGGLIRDVRRRYPKYLSDFRDALNPQCVAAVIFIYFAALSPAITFGGLLGEKTQGLIGVSELIISTSVQGIVFCLLGAQPLLIIGFSGPLLVFEEAFFTFCRSQDLDYLVGRVWIGFWLILIVLVMVASEGSFLVRFVSRFTQEIFAFLISLIFIYETFSKLVKIFQEHPLHGCIKANGTEAGQEEDSPVVVANTTASRAASQVRGQPNTALLSLVLMAGTFFIAFFLRKFKNSRFFPGRVRRVIGDFGVPIAILIMVLVDYSIQDTYTQKLSVPRGFSVTDPEQRSWVINPLGGKDPFPVWMMVASALPAVLVFILIFMETQITTLIISKKERKLRKGSGFHLDLLLIVALGGFCALFGLPWLAAATVRSVTHANALTVMSKSVAPGDKPKIQEVKEQRVTGLLVAILVGLSIVIGDLLRKIPLAVLFGIFLYMGVTSLNGIQFYERLHLLLMPPKHHPDVTYVKKVRTLRMHLFTGLQLACLAVLWAVMSTVASLAFPFILILTVPLRMCLLSRIFTEREMKCLDANEAEPILDEREGVDEYNEMPMPV; from the exons ATGCTGGGATGTGTAATCCCTCCATACCTGAGCGGGAGGCGCCAGCGCATGTCCCTCGCAGGAGAGTGCTGGGACCGGAAAGCCCCTGGGAAGCTGCAGGAGGGCGCTCAGAGCCCCGTGTCCGTGGCGGCTGGTTGGCTGCAGTCTGGCCTTCCGTGGAGCCTCCCTGGGGCAGCCCCAGAACCAGTTCTCGGTTTCCTGCGTTCTGCCAGAAATGGAccagtgcctctgagcatgggccAGGTTTCTCCCCAGAGGCTAACAGGCTGCCACCACGCTTTGCATCTTGGGAATGACACTTCTTGGTTGCCTGCGGAGGCACCCCCTCGGGGACTTCTGTCCCatcttgccagccccccccccccccctgaaggcCCCATCCTGAGGTCTGAGCTGGAGGGAAGGCAAAAGGTTGGCATGGAGTTAGGGGGTCGGAACGCAGCACCCACGGGCAGATTCTGTGCTGAGCAGAAGAGTTGCCGGCTTCTAATTGCTGCCCGATCGCCCCTTTCGCCCCCTGCAAGGCGCCAGAGGTGGCCTCATCCGCACCCCACAGAGGCTGACTCCCAGACGGGCCCTCTGCTGcccagtgggggggaggggcgcgcACTTCGCGGGAGCATCCTGCCTGCCCCcgaagcagctgctgctgaacagCGTTTGCGGGCCTTGACGTGGGGCAGCTGGTGGCCGGGCGGGCGGGCTCTACCTGCCGGGTCAGGGGTCGGCGAGCGGGCCTGTGGTGCCCAGGCAGGGTCTTGGCGAAAAGGGAGGGGCCGTCGGGGGCTGGCTTCGGTTCCGGAAATGCCCCCTGCTGCACACCTCTGGGGCCTCCTCCAG CCCCTGAAgagccctggcaaacaggcagacTGTGCATCGCCCCTGAAGGCCTCCCCCCCTTTAGGGTGCCCCTGCCAGAGCTGGGGCTGGGATGGGAAAGGCCCGGGCTCCGGTCAACAGCAGATGGGCCATCCCACGCGGCTGCCAGCGGAGGGCTGCCTGGTGACCGTAGTTGGCGCTCAGGGCCCCAGAGAAGGAGGGCAGGGGCTTCAAGATGGCAGCCAGCCCCTGGAACTGCTGAGCTG CTCAGAGGGGTCTGAGCgcagcatcatggaggggccctgTGTGGCCGAGGGGGGCTCTCCAGGGCGCTCCCTCAGCAAGTCCCAGCCAGGCCACCGCAGCTACAATCTGATCGGCAGCATGACTGGCGTGGAGCAGGCCCGCTACCAGAAAGTGCCCACCGACGAGTCCGAGGCTCAGACACTGGCCTCGGCTGACCTGGACTACATgaaga GCCACCGGTTCGAGGACGTCCCCGGAGTGCGGAGGCACCTCTTTCGGAAAAGTGCCAAGGGACAGGTGGTGCACCTGGGCAAGGACCACAAAGAGCCCAGCGCACGGCAGCGCAAGCACGACCGGCAGCCCCACGAG GTGTTTGTGGAGCTGAACGAGCTGGTTCTGGACAAGAACCAGGAGATGCAGTGGAAGGAGACGGCGCGCTGGATCAAGTTTGAGGAGGATGTGGAGGAGGAAACGGACCGCTGGGGCAAGCCACACGTGGCCTCGCTCTCCTTCCGCAGCTTGCTTGAGCTGCGCAGAACCCTGTCGCACG GAGCCGTCCTTCTCGACCTGGACCAGAAGACGCTGCCGGGGGTGGCGCACCAGGTGGTGGAGCAGATGATCATTTCCGACCAGATCCGTGCTGAGGATCGTGCCAACGTGCTGCGAGCCCTGCTCCTCAAGCACAG CCACCCTTCGGACGAGAAGGACTTCTCCTTCCCCCGCAACATTTCAGCTGCTTCCCTCGGCTCGCTTCTGGGCCATCATCACAGCGCCAaccatgtgggggaggggcctgAGCCGGCCGTCACTGACCCCCTCATCGGAGGCCACTCCGGGGAGCACGAGACCCGGGTGGACATCGACAGGGAG AGGGAGGCCTtgtcccccaccctccccggCAGCATCACCAGGTCCAAGTCGAAGCACGAGCTGAAGTTACTGGAGAAGATCCCAGAAAATGCTGAGGCCACCGTGGTGCTTGTGG GCTGCGTGGAGTTCCTGGACCAGCCCACGATGGCCTTTGTGCGGCTGCAGGAGGCCGTGCAGTTGGACGCTGTGCTGGAGGTGCCCATCCCGGTGCGGTTCCTCTTCGTGCTGCTGGGCCCGAGCAGCACCAACATGGACTACCATGAGATCGGCCGCTCCATCTCCACCCTCATGTCTGACAAG CAATTCCACGAGGCTGCTTATCTGGCGGATGACCGGCACGACCTGCTCAACGCCATCAACGAGTTCCTGGACTGCAGCGTGGTCCTGCCGCCCTCTGAGGTGCAGGGCGAGGAGCTCCTCCGGAGCGTGGCCCACTTCCAGCGCGAAATGCTGCGGCGGAGGGAAGAGCAGGAGCGGCGCCTCCTCCTTGGGCTGGCTGCGGAGCCCAAGTCGCCagaggagaaag CGCTGCTGAAGCTGAAgattgtggaggaggaggaagacgacgATCCCCTACGACGCACCGGGCGCCTCTTTGGGGGCCTCATCCGGGACGTCCGGCGCCGCTACCCCAAGTACCTGAGCGACTTCCGGGATGCGCTGAACCCGCAGTGCGTGGCTGCTGTGATCTTCATCTACTTTGCCGCGCTCTCTCCGGCCATCACCTTTGGAGGGCTGCTGG gcgAGAAGACTCAGGGGCTGATCGGGGTCTCAGAGCTGATCATCTCCACCTCCGTGCAGGGAATCGTCTTCTGCCTGCTGGGGGCTCAGCCCCTCCTCATCATCGGCTTCTCGGGGCCCCTGCTGGTCTTTGAGGAGGCCTTTTTCACA TTCTGCAGATCGCAGGACCTGGACTACCTGGTGGGCCGCGTCTGGATCGGCTTCTGGCTGATCCTCATTGTGCTGGTGATGGTGGCCTCCGAAGGCAGCTTCCTGGTGCGCTTCGTCTCCCGCTTCACCCAAGAGATCTTCGCCTTCCTCATCTCCCTCATCTTCATCTACGAGACCTTTTCGAAGTTGGTCAAG ATCTTCCAGGAGCACCCCCTCCACGGCTGCATCAAGGCCAACGGCACCGAGGCGGGCCAGGAGGAGGACAGCCCAGTGGTCGTGGCGAACACGACGGCCAGCCGAGCCGCTTCCCAAGTGAGGGGGCAGCCCAACACGGCCCTGCTGTCCCTCGTCCTCATGGCCGGCACCTTCTTCATCGCTTTCTTCCTGCGCAAGTTCAAGAACAGCCGCTTCTTCCCGGGACGG GTTCGCCGGGTGATTGGCGACTTTGGGGTCCCGATTGCCATCCTCATCATGGTCTTGGTGGACTACAGCATCCAGGACACGTACACACAG AAGCTTTCGGTGCCCCGAGGCTTCTCCGTCACGGACCCTGAACAGCGGAGCTGGGTCATCAACCCCCTCGGGGGGAAGGATCCCTTTCCCGTCTGGATGATGGTGGCCAGCGCCCTCCCCGCAGTCCTGGTCTTCATCCTCATCTTCATGGAGACCCAGATCACCAC gctgaTCATCAGCAAGAAGGAGCGCAAGCTGCGGAAGGGCTCTGGCTTCCACCTGGACCTCCTGCTCATTGTAGCGCTGGGGGGCTTCTGTGCTCTCTTTGGGCTGCCCTGGCTGGCAGCGGCCACGGTGCGCTCCGTCACTCACGCCAACGCCCTCACCGTCATGAGCAAGTCCGTGGCCCCCGGAGACAAGCCCAAGATCCAGGAGGTGAAAGAGCAGCGCGTCACAGGCCTGCTGGTGGCCATTCTCGTGG GCTTATCCATTGTGATCGGGGACCTCCTGCGCAAGATCCCCCTGGCAGTGCTCTTTGGGATCTTCCTCTACATGGGAGTCACCTCCCTGAACGGGATCCAGTTCTACGAACGCCTCCACTTGCTGCTCATGCCTCCCAAGCACCACCCGGACGTGACCTATGTCAAAAAG GTGCGGACGCTGCGCATGCACCTCTTCACGGGCTTGCAGCTGGCATGCCTGGCTGTGCTGTGGGCCGTCATGTCCACGGTggcctccttggccttccccttCATCCTCATCCTCACGGTGCCCCTTCGCATGTGCCTGCTCAGTCGCATCTTCACGGAACGAGAGATGAAATGT CTGGATGCAAATGAGGCAGAGCCTATCCTGGACGAAAGAGAAGGTGTGGACGAATACAACGAGATGCCCATGCccgtgtga
- the FASTK gene encoding fas-activated serine/threonine kinase isoform X1 encodes MLALRRLGPAPGRLPARPPAAAAALHGPGLRALLERWRARRPAPSPGVAAAAAAAAPRRAGPPGDAALQALFSSPPFCHRRPARFARALAGWLPGAVEGLSPATLALIAQYVARHRLRQPPLLDAIAAFLLPRAPRLHPKVIQKLVFPFSRTNYRPCNHAELFPQLESVLLQKAATSPLATTNILMSLFQLRHFPLAVLHQVFSPGFLDNVTSSPCGLIVRRYLSLLDVAVALEVHEYDGPRLDPRFRVCMFDGALTADKVNNKYSCKGLVAEALWQLVGEEGYRQDEVLPPGYCTDFLLQFSHSGALLPRSSWAGAPLEALQTLTGRPVLETRREPLSRPQGLDSRPLAGRRFLPEESLHSWAPQGGGWSQGEEPHTAVLNSSLAASLCGTAESATRFRPPTLGTEPQQPLPAPATSPEAAPDGTQKAEAIHRVVLSVNDEWHYCQNSAVLVGSRAMRDRHLRLLGYNLVQAEVGLVLRIVLEERKLHCRPRPSPSMQLPYMDLQRVSGVEGVKRYLSQKLRGLWIQA; translated from the exons ATGCTGGCCCTCCGGCGGCTGGGGCCAGCCCCGGGCCGCCTCCCCGCGCGccctcctgccgccgccgccgccctccacGGCCCGGGCCTGCGGGCGCTGCTGGAGCGCTGGCGGGCGCGGCGTCCTGCTCCCTCGCCCggtgtggcggcggcggcggcggcggcggccccgaGGAGAGCCGGCCCGCCCGGCGACGCCGCCCTGCAGGCCCTCTTCAGCTCGCCGCCCTTCTGCCACCGCCGCCCGGCCCGCTTCGCCCGCGCCTTggccg GCTGGCTGCCCGGCGCGGTCGAGGGCCTGAGCCCGGCCACCCTGGCCCTGATCGCCCAGTACGTGGCGCGCCACCGCCTCCGCCAGCCGCCCCTGCTCGACGCCATCGCCGCCTTCTTGCTGCCCAGGGCCCCCCGGCTCCACCCCAAG GTGATCCAGAAGCTGGTCTTCCCCTTCAGCCGCACAAACTACCGGCCCTGCAACCACGCGGAGCTCTTCCCTCAGCTGGAGTCGGTGCTGCTGCAGAAGGCGGCCACCTCGCCCCTGGCCACCACCAACATCCTCATGTCTCTGTTCCAGCTGCGCCACTTCCCCCTGGCAGTCCTACACCAGGTCTTCTCTCCAGGCTTCCTTGACAACGTCACCa GTAGCCCCTGTGGGTTGATTGTGCGCCGctacctttcccttctggatgtGGCCGTGGCCTTGGAGGTCCATGAATATGATGGGCCCCGCCTTGATCCCCGATTCCGTGTCTGCATGTTTGATGGTGCTCTTACTGCAGACAAGGTCAACAACAAGTACAG CTGTAAAGGCCTGGTAGCAGAGGCTCTGTGGCAGCTTGTGGGAGAAGAAGGCTATCGGCAGGATGAAGTGCTGCCCCCGGGGTATTGCACAG ATTTCTTGCTCCAGTTCTCTCATTCCGGTGCTCTACTCCCACGATCGTCCTGGGCTGGAGCCCCCCTTGAAGCCCTCCAGACCCTGACTGGACGCCCTGTGCTGGAAACACGGAGGGAGCCGCTCTCCAGGCCGCAGGGGCTGGACAGCCGTCCCTTGGCAGGAAGACGCTTTTTGCCAGAGGAGAGCTTGCACTCATGGGCCCCCCAGGGTGGTGGGTGGAGTCAGGGGGAGGAGCCCCACACAGCTGTTCTGAACAGTTCTCTGGCTGCGTCTCTGTGTGGCACAGCAGAATCAGCCACCCGCTTCCGTCCCCCCACCCTGGGCACGGagccccagcagcccctgccagcaccagcaACCTCCCCAGAAGCAGCGCCGGACGGGACGCAGAAGGCTGAGGCGATCCACAG AGTGGTGCTGTCTGTTAACGACGAATGGCATTATTGCCAGAACTCAGCTGTGCTGGTGGGCTCTCGAGCGATGCGTGATCGGCACCTCCGCCTGTTAGGCTACAACCTGGTGCAG GCTGAGGTAGGCTTAGTTCTGAGAATTGTTCTGGAGGAGAGGAAACTTCACTGCCGGCCTCGGCCTTCTCCTTCAATGCAGTTACCCTACATGGACCTGCAGCGGGTGAGCGGCGTGGAGGGGGTCAAGCGGTACCTGAGCCAGAAGCTAAGAGGCCTGTGGATCCAGGCATGA
- the TMUB1 gene encoding transmembrane and ubiquitin-like domain-containing protein 1, with amino-acid sequence MALIEGVGDEVTVLFGLLSAVLVLVLAWASTHTAERGEPAFASAPLVAPQEAPQEDGPSGQGAGARPPKEGDPPEGAAPGRPGSRWGDPRHRTDPGGPERAPPPTGAASPGSPPAAADNTILLRLKFLNDTERLARVRPHDTVGALKRAHFPGQEQLVRLIYQGQLLRDDSQTLSALHLTHNSVLHCHILQHQSPTAPAGAHGNATQADTAHAALNVGSLMVPLFVLMLGALWYFQMQYRHVFTATATTCLAGLTLVFSLVAFAVYRR; translated from the exons ATGGCTCTGATCGAGGGCGTGGGCGACGAGGTGACGGTGCTCTTCGGGCTGCTGTCGgcggtgctggtgctggtgctggcctGGGCGTCCACGCACACCGCGGAGCGAGGGGAGCCCGCCTTCGCCTCCGCCCCGCTCGTGGCCCCGCAGGAGGCCCCGCAGGAGGACGGGCCGAGCGGGCAGGGGGCCGGGGCGCGGCCGCCCAAGGAGGGAGACCCCCCGGAGGGGGCTGCCCCGGGCAGGCCGGGCAGCCGTTGGGGAGACCCGCGACACAGGACGGACCCGGGGGGCCCAGAGCGCGCCCCGCCCCCCACGGGAGCCGCCAGCCCTGGGagcccccccgccgccgccgacAACACCATCCTCTTGAGGCTGAAGTTCTTGAATGACACGGAGCGCCTGGCCCGGGTGCGCCCCCACGACACGGTGGGAGCCCTCAAAAG GGCCCACTTCCCAGGCCAGGAGCAGCTGGTGCGCCTGATCTACCAGGGACAATTGCTTCGGGACGATTCGCAGACCCTGAGCGCGCTGCACCTCACCCACAACAGCGTGCTCCACTGCCACATCCTGCAGCACCAATCGCCAACCGCGCCTGCCGGGGCCCACGGGAACGCCACCCAGGCAGACACTGCGCACGCTGCCCTCAACGTGGGCAGCCTGATGGTGCCCCTCTTTGTGCTGATGCTGGGGGCACTCTGGTACTTCCAGATGCAGTACCGCCACGTCTTCACGGCAACGGCCACCACCTGCCTGGCAGGGCTCACCCTGGTCTTCAGCCTCGTGGCCTTCGCCGTGTACCGAAGatag
- the FASTK gene encoding fas-activated serine/threonine kinase isoform X3, protein MLALRRLGPAPGRLPARPPAAAAALHGPGLRALLERWRARRPAPSPGVAAAAAAAAPRRAGPPGDAALQALFSSPPFCHRRPARFARALAGWLPGAVEGLSPATLALIAQYVARHRLRQPPLLDAIAAFLLPRAPRLHPKLRHFPLAVLHQVFSPGFLDNVTSSPCGLIVRRYLSLLDVAVALEVHEYDGPRLDPRFRVCMFDGALTADKVNNKYSCKGLVAEALWQLVGEEGYRQDEVLPPGYCTDFLLQFSHSGALLPRSSWAGAPLEALQTLTGRPVLETRREPLSRPQGLDSRPLAGRRFLPEESLHSWAPQGGGWSQGEEPHTAVLNSSLAASLCGTAESATRFRPPTLGTEPQQPLPAPATSPEAAPDGTQKAEAIHRVVLSVNDEWHYCQNSAVLVGSRAMRDRHLRLLGYNLVQAEVGLVLRIVLEERKLHCRPRPSPSMQLPYMDLQRVSGVEGVKRYLSQKLRGLWIQA, encoded by the exons ATGCTGGCCCTCCGGCGGCTGGGGCCAGCCCCGGGCCGCCTCCCCGCGCGccctcctgccgccgccgccgccctccacGGCCCGGGCCTGCGGGCGCTGCTGGAGCGCTGGCGGGCGCGGCGTCCTGCTCCCTCGCCCggtgtggcggcggcggcggcggcggcggccccgaGGAGAGCCGGCCCGCCCGGCGACGCCGCCCTGCAGGCCCTCTTCAGCTCGCCGCCCTTCTGCCACCGCCGCCCGGCCCGCTTCGCCCGCGCCTTggccg GCTGGCTGCCCGGCGCGGTCGAGGGCCTGAGCCCGGCCACCCTGGCCCTGATCGCCCAGTACGTGGCGCGCCACCGCCTCCGCCAGCCGCCCCTGCTCGACGCCATCGCCGCCTTCTTGCTGCCCAGGGCCCCCCGGCTCCACCCCAAG CTGCGCCACTTCCCCCTGGCAGTCCTACACCAGGTCTTCTCTCCAGGCTTCCTTGACAACGTCACCa GTAGCCCCTGTGGGTTGATTGTGCGCCGctacctttcccttctggatgtGGCCGTGGCCTTGGAGGTCCATGAATATGATGGGCCCCGCCTTGATCCCCGATTCCGTGTCTGCATGTTTGATGGTGCTCTTACTGCAGACAAGGTCAACAACAAGTACAG CTGTAAAGGCCTGGTAGCAGAGGCTCTGTGGCAGCTTGTGGGAGAAGAAGGCTATCGGCAGGATGAAGTGCTGCCCCCGGGGTATTGCACAG ATTTCTTGCTCCAGTTCTCTCATTCCGGTGCTCTACTCCCACGATCGTCCTGGGCTGGAGCCCCCCTTGAAGCCCTCCAGACCCTGACTGGACGCCCTGTGCTGGAAACACGGAGGGAGCCGCTCTCCAGGCCGCAGGGGCTGGACAGCCGTCCCTTGGCAGGAAGACGCTTTTTGCCAGAGGAGAGCTTGCACTCATGGGCCCCCCAGGGTGGTGGGTGGAGTCAGGGGGAGGAGCCCCACACAGCTGTTCTGAACAGTTCTCTGGCTGCGTCTCTGTGTGGCACAGCAGAATCAGCCACCCGCTTCCGTCCCCCCACCCTGGGCACGGagccccagcagcccctgccagcaccagcaACCTCCCCAGAAGCAGCGCCGGACGGGACGCAGAAGGCTGAGGCGATCCACAG AGTGGTGCTGTCTGTTAACGACGAATGGCATTATTGCCAGAACTCAGCTGTGCTGGTGGGCTCTCGAGCGATGCGTGATCGGCACCTCCGCCTGTTAGGCTACAACCTGGTGCAG GCTGAGGTAGGCTTAGTTCTGAGAATTGTTCTGGAGGAGAGGAAACTTCACTGCCGGCCTCGGCCTTCTCCTTCAATGCAGTTACCCTACATGGACCTGCAGCGGGTGAGCGGCGTGGAGGGGGTCAAGCGGTACCTGAGCCAGAAGCTAAGAGGCCTGTGGATCCAGGCATGA